A portion of the Streptomyces sp. NBC_01335 genome contains these proteins:
- a CDS encoding DUF4232 domain-containing protein yields MDSPTRTATSSDLRSPTPRSRTRPPRSSGFRRFGVVPVLAASIALAAVGCGSSNSTSSEPAGASSSMAGGATPEAPGVSAAPTADSSSASAADPAPSGPSEPAAPSADAGAGGASASQRCAAETLTMSLAPADAGAGQVYYRLTFTNTSKAACTLTGYPGVSLIRRDGSAVGVPATHEGTAGTRTAIGPGGTAEVTLHTTNEGVSDSPCWSRPDYLKVYPPGSTRALTLRTAQPLVCGDRFTTTAVASG; encoded by the coding sequence ATGGACTCTCCTACGCGTACCGCCACATCGTCCGACCTCCGCTCCCCCACTCCGAGGTCCCGCACGCGTCCGCCGCGTTCCAGCGGGTTCCGTCGGTTCGGCGTCGTCCCGGTCCTGGCGGCCTCGATCGCCCTCGCCGCCGTCGGATGCGGCAGCAGCAACTCCACGTCGTCCGAACCGGCCGGCGCGAGCAGCTCCATGGCGGGTGGCGCCACACCCGAGGCGCCGGGCGTCTCCGCCGCACCCACGGCGGACAGCTCCTCGGCTTCGGCCGCCGACCCCGCCCCCTCCGGGCCGTCCGAGCCCGCCGCGCCCTCCGCCGACGCCGGAGCCGGTGGGGCGAGTGCGTCTCAGCGGTGCGCCGCCGAGACCCTGACCATGAGCCTCGCTCCCGCCGACGCCGGTGCCGGCCAGGTCTACTACCGGCTCACGTTCACGAACACGTCCAAGGCGGCGTGCACGTTGACGGGTTACCCCGGCGTCTCGCTGATCCGGCGCGACGGCAGTGCGGTCGGCGTGCCGGCCACGCACGAGGGAACGGCCGGTACGCGTACGGCGATCGGCCCCGGCGGTACGGCCGAGGTCACCCTCCACACCACCAACGAGGGCGTCTCCGACTCCCCGTGCTGGAGCCGTCCCGACTACCTCAAGGTGTACCCGCCGGGCTCCACCCGGGCGCTCACGCTGCGGACCGCCCAACCCCTGGTCTGCGGCGACCGTTTCACGACGACCGCCGTGGCGAGCGGCTGA
- a CDS encoding LysR family transcriptional regulator, producing the protein MRVERARYFLAALRTGSLRSAAAACGVSQPTIGQQLTVLEEELDVVLLTRSPGGVRATPAGEALIGPFTRLVAAEDAVREAALASNGTYQGRVSIGGGSVTVETIVAPVVGRLLADHPGLRFSVREGPSGDIESAVLSGDLDLGVVTTPDEPAPGGLVRRRLMTAPLGVHTLPDHPLARRREVAWADLDHWPIVTMRPGTVLHQRLRKHLPKAQVMVEAMSARTVQTMVTRGAGIGLLARFDTRQPAGDLTWLPLSDAEPVQVSLVQRTDSQPSRSSIVVRRLITARADELSGGGAGQ; encoded by the coding sequence ATGCGAGTCGAACGCGCCCGGTACTTCCTCGCCGCGCTGCGCACCGGATCCCTCCGGTCGGCGGCGGCGGCCTGCGGTGTCAGCCAGCCCACCATCGGACAGCAACTCACCGTGCTGGAAGAGGAGTTGGACGTCGTCCTGCTGACCCGGAGCCCGGGAGGCGTGCGCGCCACACCGGCCGGTGAGGCGTTGATCGGCCCGTTCACCCGCCTCGTGGCCGCCGAGGACGCGGTGCGCGAGGCGGCGCTGGCCTCCAACGGGACTTATCAGGGCCGGGTGTCCATCGGCGGCGGTTCGGTGACCGTCGAGACGATCGTCGCCCCGGTCGTCGGACGGCTGCTCGCGGACCACCCCGGCCTGCGGTTCTCCGTACGCGAGGGCCCCTCGGGCGACATCGAGAGCGCGGTGCTCAGCGGCGACCTGGACCTCGGCGTGGTCACCACGCCCGACGAACCCGCACCCGGCGGACTCGTCCGCCGACGGCTCATGACGGCGCCGCTCGGCGTCCACACCCTGCCCGACCACCCGCTGGCCCGGCGCCGCGAGGTCGCCTGGGCGGACCTGGATCACTGGCCGATCGTCACCATGAGACCCGGCACCGTCCTGCACCAACGGCTGCGCAAACACCTTCCGAAGGCCCAGGTGATGGTCGAGGCGATGTCGGCGCGTACGGTGCAGACCATGGTCACCCGGGGTGCCGGGATCGGACTACTCGCCCGCTTCGACACCCGGCAACCCGCGGGCGACCTGACCTGGCTGCCGCTCTCCGACGCCGAGCCGGTCCAGGTCAGCCTGGTGCAGCGCACCGACAGCCAGCCGTCCCGCTCCTCCATCGTCGTACGGCGCCTCATCACCGCCCGCGCCGACGAGCTGTCGGGAGGCGGAGCCGGGCAGTAG
- a CDS encoding CaiB/BaiF CoA transferase family protein: MPGPLNGVRVLDISTVLAGPLASSLLAEFGAEVIKVEQPGTGDPARGYPPLDDDGVSAGWAVVGRNKSSVTIDLHHPEAAVLVGRLAATADVVVTNFRPATLRRFSIDFDDLVVHRPDLVMVHVSAFGRTGPYAERPGFARVAEAFAGLTHRTGFPDGPPVFAGYPVADGVTGIYAAFAAMLALRQRDLTGEPQLADIGLYEPLLRMMEDFIVDYGATGEVRERQGNENPHISPNNLYRTRDGRWLALPASTEQMWRRLVVVMDAPDLAVYDTMSARIEHRAEIEGRVAAWVADHDLAPLAKLLDEAGVACGPVNSAADICADPHVRERGSVVEVTDEHDGRTRLVQGSAGRFSGFGQIVDRSAPHLGEHTRAVLGELGLGPAAIDDLAVRGVI; encoded by the coding sequence GTGCCCGGACCCCTCAATGGCGTGCGTGTCCTGGACATCTCGACCGTCCTCGCCGGCCCCCTGGCCTCCTCCCTCCTCGCCGAGTTCGGCGCCGAGGTGATCAAGGTCGAACAGCCCGGTACCGGTGACCCCGCACGCGGCTATCCGCCGCTCGACGACGACGGAGTCTCCGCGGGCTGGGCGGTCGTCGGCCGCAACAAGTCCAGCGTGACGATCGACCTGCACCACCCGGAAGCCGCCGTCCTCGTCGGCCGGCTCGCCGCGACGGCCGACGTGGTGGTCACCAACTTCCGGCCGGCGACCCTGCGCCGGTTCTCCATCGACTTCGACGATCTCGTCGTCCACCGGCCCGACCTCGTCATGGTGCACGTGAGCGCGTTCGGGCGCACCGGTCCCTACGCGGAACGCCCAGGCTTCGCTCGTGTCGCGGAAGCCTTCGCCGGGCTGACCCACCGCACGGGGTTCCCCGACGGCCCGCCGGTGTTCGCGGGTTACCCGGTCGCCGACGGGGTCACCGGGATCTACGCGGCCTTCGCGGCGATGCTCGCCCTGCGCCAGCGGGACCTGACGGGCGAGCCGCAACTGGCCGACATCGGGCTGTACGAACCGCTGCTGCGGATGATGGAGGACTTCATCGTCGACTACGGCGCGACCGGCGAGGTCCGCGAACGCCAGGGCAACGAGAACCCGCACATCAGCCCCAACAACCTGTACCGGACCCGCGACGGGCGCTGGCTGGCCCTGCCCGCGTCGACGGAGCAGATGTGGCGCCGGCTGGTCGTCGTGATGGACGCGCCGGACCTCGCGGTGTACGACACGATGTCGGCCCGGATCGAGCACCGCGCGGAGATCGAGGGCCGGGTGGCCGCGTGGGTGGCCGACCACGACCTCGCACCCCTGGCCAAGCTGCTGGACGAGGCGGGGGTAGCCTGCGGACCGGTGAACTCCGCCGCCGACATCTGCGCCGACCCCCATGTGCGGGAGCGCGGATCGGTGGTCGAGGTGACCGACGAGCACGACGGACGTACCCGCCTCGTGCAGGGCTCCGCCGGACGGTTCTCCGGATTCGGCCAGATCGTGGACCGCAGCGCGCCGCATCTGGGCGAGCACACCCGTGCCGTGCTCGGCGAACTCGGCCTCGGCCCCGCCGCCATCGACGACCTCGCCGTCCGCGGCGTCATCTGA